Proteins encoded within one genomic window of Bdellovibrio bacteriovorus:
- a CDS encoding flagellin — protein MGMRITTNIAALNAQRNLVGSQRAINDSMAKLSSGSRINKAADDAAGLAISERLKAQIRSASQAQRNANDGISLIQTAEGGLNEIGNIIVRLRELGIQAASDTVGETERGMLNKEVTQLKDEMQRIAKSTTWGTTKLLDGSAPKFDFQVGIGNDDFADRISFDAGKHAATIDALGLDGIDFSSKEGAQEALARLDDAQTNVSGTRAYLGALQNRLTSTVDNLGVTQENLSAANSRIRDTDIAAASSEMVRNNILLQAGTSVLSQANQANQLALKLIG, from the coding sequence ATGGGAATGAGAATTACGACAAATATCGCTGCACTGAATGCACAAAGAAACTTGGTAGGTTCGCAACGAGCTATCAATGATTCTATGGCGAAGTTATCTTCAGGCAGTCGTATCAATAAGGCCGCAGATGATGCTGCAGGCTTAGCTATCTCCGAAAGATTAAAAGCACAGATCCGCTCTGCATCTCAAGCCCAACGAAATGCGAACGATGGTATTTCCCTGATTCAAACAGCAGAGGGTGGCTTAAACGAAATCGGCAACATCATAGTGCGCTTACGTGAATTGGGAATCCAAGCAGCTTCCGATACAGTGGGCGAAACTGAGCGCGGTATGCTTAACAAAGAAGTTACCCAGCTTAAAGATGAAATGCAGCGTATTGCGAAGTCGACGACCTGGGGAACGACGAAGCTTCTTGATGGCTCTGCTCCTAAGTTCGATTTTCAAGTGGGCATCGGCAATGATGATTTTGCAGATCGGATTTCCTTTGATGCCGGTAAACACGCGGCGACGATCGATGCTCTGGGGTTGGATGGAATTGATTTTTCTTCGAAAGAAGGTGCACAAGAAGCACTGGCTCGTCTTGATGATGCACAAACAAATGTCAGTGGCACACGCGCTTATTTGGGAGCTTTGCAAAATCGTCTGACTTCAACCGTAGATAATTTGGGTGTTACTCAAGAAAACTTGTCAGCAGCAAACAGCCGTATTCGTGATACCGACATCGCCGCGGCTTCCAGTGAAATGGTTCGAAACAATATTTTATTGCAGGCGGGAACTTCCGTGTTGTCGCAAGCAAACCAAGCCAACCAATTGGCATTAAAACTGATTGGCTAA
- a CDS encoding DUF1622 domain-containing protein, which translates to MVHENIQQVAVAFELAGIGTIIIGALYATAKYTKNYFSKDPQAYRHYRSGLGNAILLGLELLVAGDIIGTVAVEPTYQNVGVLGLIVLIRTFLSWSLSVEIHGRWPWQETDSEPKD; encoded by the coding sequence ATGGTTCACGAGAACATACAACAAGTTGCTGTGGCCTTTGAGCTTGCGGGCATTGGCACCATTATTATCGGCGCCCTTTATGCGACGGCAAAATATACTAAAAATTATTTCTCTAAAGATCCTCAAGCTTACCGTCATTATCGTAGCGGCTTGGGAAATGCGATTTTGTTGGGTTTGGAGCTGTTAGTAGCAGGTGACATCATCGGAACGGTGGCTGTAGAGCCGACTTACCAAAACGTGGGAGTCCTGGGCCTTATCGTCTTGATCCGAACTTTTTTAAGCTGGTCTTTGAGTGTCGAGATCCATGGACGCTGGCCATGGCAAGAGACGGATTCAGAACCTAAAGATTAA
- a CDS encoding KamA family radical SAM protein, with translation MKFHFPRSPKPEHVSQSDWNNWTWQLRNSLKTQTDFEKHFALSEEERTAFQGGKELFNIRTTPYYASLAGEPGDSIRQILMPQKYEIEEGLQQMLDPLGEKRNSPAPRVIHRYSDRALFLITDICSVYCRFCTRKHFTGQEQAFIKSEEYEQALNYIRKHTGLREVILSGGDPLTVSDAQLDRVLTDLRNIEHIEIIRIGSRMPVVCPMRVTDDLVKILKKHKPVFLMSHFNHPRELTAEAVEALERFVDNGVPVMNQMVLLNGINNHPAIVQALNRRLLYLRVKPYYMFQCDPSIGTDHLRTSVEDSLEIQKELWGHLSGLAMPNLSLDIPNGGGKTYLVPNFEVGQEGLTRHYVGWDGVKAEYVSPAPEKIKKPNVSLYEEEWHALKNSKSL, from the coding sequence ATGAAGTTTCATTTCCCTCGAAGCCCTAAGCCAGAGCATGTTTCCCAGTCTGATTGGAATAATTGGACCTGGCAGCTTCGTAATAGCTTGAAAACACAAACTGATTTCGAAAAACACTTCGCTCTTTCAGAGGAAGAACGGACAGCTTTTCAAGGTGGGAAAGAGCTTTTCAATATTCGTACAACGCCTTATTACGCAAGCCTTGCCGGTGAACCGGGAGATTCGATCCGTCAGATCTTAATGCCGCAAAAATACGAAATCGAAGAGGGTCTGCAACAGATGCTCGATCCTTTAGGAGAGAAGCGAAATAGTCCAGCACCTCGCGTGATTCATCGCTATTCCGATCGCGCACTATTCTTAATCACGGATATTTGCAGCGTCTACTGCCGCTTCTGCACGCGCAAGCACTTCACAGGACAAGAGCAAGCCTTCATTAAAAGCGAAGAATACGAACAAGCATTGAACTACATCCGCAAACACACGGGCCTTCGCGAAGTGATTCTTTCTGGCGGAGATCCTTTGACTGTCAGTGATGCGCAACTAGATCGTGTTCTAACGGACCTAAGAAATATCGAGCATATCGAAATCATTCGCATTGGTTCACGCATGCCCGTGGTTTGCCCGATGCGTGTGACAGATGATCTAGTGAAGATACTTAAGAAACACAAACCGGTATTTCTAATGTCGCACTTTAATCATCCTCGTGAACTTACAGCAGAAGCCGTTGAGGCCTTGGAAAGATTCGTGGATAACGGTGTGCCGGTGATGAATCAAATGGTGTTGCTTAACGGAATCAACAATCACCCGGCCATTGTGCAAGCATTGAATCGTCGTTTGCTTTATCTCAGAGTAAAACCTTATTACATGTTTCAATGCGATCCTTCCATTGGAACAGATCACTTGCGAACTTCTGTTGAGGATTCTTTAGAGATTCAAAAAGAATTATGGGGACATCTGTCTGGGTTAGCGATGCCGAATCTTTCGTTAGATATTCCAAACGGCGGCGGTAAAACTTATTTAGTGCCAAATTTTGAAGTGGGGCAAGAAGGTTTGACTCGTCACTATGTCGGTTGGGACGGAGTAAAAGCCGAGTACGTGAGCCCCGCTCCTGAAAAAATTAAAAAGCCGAATGTTTCTTTATACGAAGAAGAATGGCACGCACTTAAGAATTCAAAATCTCTTTAG